One Edaphobacter flagellatus genomic region harbors:
- a CDS encoding amidohydrolase family protein — MENTSGQIVRTVDAHHHLWRYTAAEYGWIDDSMRILQRDFLADDLVAEMKAADIDGAVAVQARQTVDETRWLLEQAANCDAICGVVGWAPLAEKNLVAVLDAFADKPKLRGLRHIVQGEPDENFILRPDFNDGVKRLRQYGLVYDVLIYERQLPQAIEFVDRHPEQAFVLDHIAKPRIREGIVEPWAERMREMGRREHVWCKVSGLVTEADWSAWTLHSLRPYLDVVVEAFGPQRLMAGSDWPVCLVASGYKRWFDVLKEYFAEYSVAEREAIFGGTAKSVYGLR; from the coding sequence ATGGAAAATACCTCGGGACAAATCGTCAGGACCGTAGACGCTCATCATCATCTCTGGCGTTATACAGCAGCAGAGTACGGCTGGATCGACGACTCGATGCGTATTTTGCAGAGAGATTTTCTTGCTGACGATCTGGTTGCCGAGATGAAAGCCGCTGACATCGACGGCGCAGTGGCGGTCCAGGCGAGGCAGACGGTGGACGAGACGCGCTGGCTGCTCGAGCAGGCAGCGAACTGCGATGCGATCTGTGGTGTTGTGGGCTGGGCTCCGCTCGCGGAGAAGAATCTTGTTGCCGTGCTCGATGCGTTCGCGGACAAGCCGAAGTTGCGTGGGCTGCGCCATATCGTGCAGGGGGAGCCGGACGAGAACTTCATTCTGCGACCGGACTTCAATGATGGAGTAAAGCGGTTGCGCCAGTATGGGCTGGTCTATGATGTGCTGATCTATGAACGCCAGTTGCCGCAGGCGATCGAGTTTGTCGATCGTCATCCTGAGCAGGCATTTGTGTTGGATCACATTGCCAAGCCGCGGATACGTGAGGGCATTGTCGAGCCGTGGGCCGAGCGGATGCGGGAGATGGGCAGGCGCGAGCATGTCTGGTGCAAGGTTTCCGGGCTGGTGACGGAGGCGGATTGGTCGGCATGGACACTGCATTCGCTCAGGCCGTATCTCGATGTTGTGGTTGAGGCTTTTGGTCCGCAGAGACTAATGGCTGGCTCCGACTGGCCAGTATGCCTCGTGGCATCGGGGTATAAGAGATGGTTTGATGTTCTGAAAGAATATTTCGCGGAGTACAGCGTGGCAGAGCGGGAGGCGATCTTCGGAGGAACGGCGAAGAGCGTCTACGGTCTTCGATGA
- a CDS encoding CREC-EF hand family protein, giving the protein MYRKPLLLSLFLAPYALAQGTPPPRPVVLAIDTNHDGKLSADEIANAPAALKTLDKNGDGQLDSLEYLASQNDPTSNKPDETVQRLMAFDRNGDGVLTQDELPQRLQGLFARIDTNHDGKLTPEEIRASAASQTGPSGRVQHTGDATRNDPVLNAIDANHDGILTSDEIANAPAALKALDKNGDGELSPEEIRPRQMTPSDRAKHMLDEWDTNKDAKIAKPEAPDRMQQQFDAIDTNHDGFLTEDELTVYFASLPPQQPRRPEGNTTPQGPRP; this is encoded by the coding sequence ATGTACCGCAAACCCTTGCTCCTCTCTCTGTTCCTCGCACCCTACGCCCTCGCGCAGGGCACTCCTCCTCCGCGTCCCGTCGTCCTCGCCATCGACACCAACCACGACGGCAAACTCTCCGCCGACGAGATCGCCAACGCCCCCGCCGCACTAAAAACTCTCGATAAAAACGGTGACGGCCAGCTCGACTCCCTCGAGTACCTCGCCAGCCAGAACGATCCCACCTCCAACAAGCCCGACGAGACGGTCCAGCGTCTCATGGCCTTCGACCGCAACGGCGACGGCGTTCTCACCCAGGACGAGCTCCCTCAGCGTCTCCAGGGTCTCTTCGCACGCATCGACACCAACCACGATGGCAAGCTCACTCCCGAAGAAATCCGCGCTTCCGCTGCCTCGCAGACCGGCCCCAGCGGACGCGTCCAGCACACCGGCGACGCCACCCGCAACGACCCTGTCCTCAACGCCATCGACGCCAACCACGACGGCATCCTCACCTCCGACGAGATCGCCAACGCTCCAGCTGCATTAAAAGCTCTCGATAAAAACGGCGACGGTGAACTTTCGCCCGAAGAAATCCGTCCACGACAGATGACGCCCTCTGACCGGGCCAAACACATGCTCGACGAGTGGGACACCAACAAGGACGCCAAGATCGCCAAACCCGAGGCCCCTGACCGCATGCAGCAGCAGTTCGACGCCATCGACACCAACCACGACGGCTTCCTCACCGAAGACGAGCTCACCGTCTACTTCGCTTCTCTGCCGCCGCAGCAGCCACGCCGCCCCGAAGGCAACACAACCCCACAAGGACCGCGCCCTTAA
- the fucP gene encoding L-fucose:H+ symporter permease: MQISTPVSSKSTAEVKGGKHPVFPVGHMVPFVLVTALFFLWGMSNNLTDILVQQFRKSLELSQFSAQLVQTANFFGYFCMAIPAGLLMRRWGYKAGMVTGLLLFGSGMLLFLPAALRDAYGIFLVALFTVGCGASILETAANPFIAQFGDPVTSEQRLNFSQAFNPPGTVTGVLIGTYFIFSGHEPGAAEIEQMKQLGTYKAYLHSEVMRVVPTYMVFGAVVLFFALLLMRTKFPVIQVEHEGAGEDHGNFGDLLRMPSIWIAVAANFCNVGAQISSWSSLIPYMKQYTPVSERTAAHYLTAVLVVMLFGRFISTPLMRYIRPSLMLGVYGVLNTIMMLVVVTKPGMVGAWAIVVSGFFISIMFPTIFALGLKGLGCNTKLGGSLLVMAIVGGAIFPPIQGLIARQTGSLALGYVVPAIGFAGVAIYGFYQSTQRTLLSGPAY, translated from the coding sequence ATGCAGATCTCAACGCCAGTCAGTTCGAAGAGCACCGCCGAGGTGAAGGGCGGCAAACATCCTGTGTTCCCTGTAGGGCACATGGTGCCGTTTGTGCTGGTGACGGCGTTGTTCTTCCTGTGGGGCATGTCGAATAATCTGACGGACATTCTGGTGCAGCAGTTCCGCAAGTCGCTGGAGTTGTCGCAGTTTTCGGCGCAGCTGGTGCAGACGGCGAACTTTTTCGGCTACTTCTGTATGGCGATTCCTGCCGGTCTGCTGATGCGGCGCTGGGGTTACAAGGCCGGCATGGTGACGGGACTATTGCTCTTCGGATCGGGCATGCTGCTCTTTCTGCCGGCGGCGTTGCGCGATGCGTATGGAATTTTTCTGGTCGCACTATTCACGGTGGGCTGCGGCGCGTCGATTCTGGAGACGGCAGCGAATCCGTTTATTGCACAGTTTGGCGATCCGGTGACGTCGGAGCAGCGGCTGAACTTCTCGCAGGCTTTCAACCCTCCGGGAACGGTGACGGGTGTACTGATCGGGACGTACTTCATCTTTTCGGGTCACGAGCCGGGCGCTGCAGAGATCGAGCAGATGAAGCAGCTTGGGACGTACAAAGCGTATCTGCATAGCGAAGTGATGCGCGTCGTTCCGACGTATATGGTTTTCGGCGCGGTGGTGTTGTTCTTTGCGCTGCTGCTGATGCGGACAAAGTTTCCCGTGATCCAGGTGGAGCATGAGGGGGCGGGTGAGGATCATGGAAACTTCGGCGATCTGCTGCGCATGCCTTCGATCTGGATTGCGGTGGCGGCGAATTTCTGCAACGTGGGTGCGCAGATTTCGTCGTGGAGCAGTTTGATTCCTTACATGAAGCAGTACACGCCGGTGAGCGAGCGGACCGCGGCGCACTATCTGACGGCGGTGCTGGTGGTGATGCTGTTCGGACGGTTTATTTCGACTCCGCTGATGCGCTATATCCGGCCGAGTCTAATGCTGGGAGTGTATGGCGTTCTCAACACAATCATGATGCTGGTCGTGGTGACGAAGCCGGGCATGGTTGGAGCCTGGGCGATTGTGGTGAGCGGATTTTTTATCTCGATCATGTTTCCGACGATCTTTGCGCTTGGCCTGAAGGGGCTGGGGTGCAATACAAAGCTGGGTGGTTCGCTGCTGGTGATGGCGATTGTCGGCGGCGCGATCTTTCCTCCGATTCAGGGACTGATTGCGCGGCAGACGGGAAGCCTGGCGCTTGGATATGTCGTTCCGGCGATCGGTTTTGCCGGGGTTGCAATTTATGGGTTCTATCAGTCGACCCAGAGGACCCTGCTGTCTGGCCCGGCGTACTGA
- a CDS encoding DUF2271 domain-containing protein, translating into MNNLKLTAAHLPSIALTFALSLALSASAQSPSQVRVFHHENILGTSMELKLKTSTPAQAAKAEAAVLHEIDRDNRILSSWSSSSEFSRWSRTHNTPVHVSSELYDVLALFDHWRQQTSGALDASAEAATRAWKLAAVENRTPTQAELDRAVDTMQHPHWSLDPVHHTATHLDDAPLALNSFVKSYISGRAANAALAAGATGVLINIGGDIVLRGAITERVAIANPRAAAENDPPIDLLRLSNRTIATSGDYRRGFDIHGTHYSHIIDPRTAQPAESVISSTVIAADPATAGALATAFSVMTPEESSRLAASLHNVDYMLVLSDGRTIASRNWSSRELPRIQSAAYAKPPAAPMDLLIDFELARIDDPRYRRPYVAVWVEDADHYPIRTLALWFHKPRWLPDLKSWYRADQVRNLAEGTDLSTTISSATRSPGKYTLRWDGKDNSGKTVKPGKYTVFIEAAREHGTYGLIKQEINFDGKTAAKFTPAGNTEVSSAALDYGRHN; encoded by the coding sequence ATGAACAATCTGAAGCTCACCGCCGCGCATTTGCCCTCGATAGCGCTCACATTTGCTCTTTCGCTGGCACTCTCTGCCTCCGCACAGTCGCCCTCGCAGGTCCGCGTCTTCCATCACGAAAACATCCTCGGCACCTCAATGGAGCTTAAGCTCAAGACCTCCACTCCCGCACAGGCCGCCAAAGCCGAGGCCGCCGTCCTCCACGAAATCGACCGCGACAACCGCATCCTCAGCAGCTGGTCCTCCAGCAGCGAGTTCTCCCGCTGGAGCCGCACCCACAACACGCCCGTCCATGTCTCCTCCGAGCTCTACGATGTCCTCGCGCTCTTCGATCACTGGCGTCAGCAGACCTCCGGCGCACTCGACGCCTCCGCCGAAGCCGCCACCCGCGCCTGGAAGCTCGCCGCTGTCGAAAATCGCACGCCCACCCAGGCCGAGCTCGACCGCGCCGTCGACACCATGCAGCACCCGCACTGGTCCCTCGACCCCGTCCATCACACGGCAACGCATCTCGACGATGCGCCGCTCGCGCTCAACTCCTTCGTCAAAAGCTACATCTCCGGCCGCGCTGCCAACGCCGCACTCGCCGCAGGAGCCACTGGCGTCCTCATCAACATCGGCGGCGACATCGTCCTTCGCGGGGCCATCACCGAGCGGGTTGCCATCGCCAACCCGCGTGCCGCCGCCGAAAACGATCCCCCCATCGACCTCCTGCGCCTCTCCAACCGCACCATCGCCACCAGCGGCGACTACCGCCGCGGCTTTGACATCCACGGCACGCACTACTCGCACATCATCGACCCGCGCACCGCGCAGCCTGCCGAATCCGTCATCTCCTCTACCGTCATCGCCGCCGATCCCGCCACCGCAGGCGCGCTCGCCACAGCCTTCTCCGTCATGACTCCCGAAGAGAGCAGCCGCCTCGCCGCCTCGCTCCACAATGTCGACTACATGCTTGTCCTCAGCGACGGACGCACCATCGCCAGCCGCAACTGGTCCTCGCGTGAGCTGCCCCGCATCCAATCCGCTGCCTACGCCAAGCCCCCCGCCGCACCGATGGACCTGCTCATCGACTTCGAGCTCGCGCGCATCGACGACCCTCGCTACCGGCGCCCCTACGTCGCCGTCTGGGTCGAAGACGCCGACCACTACCCCATCCGCACTCTCGCTCTCTGGTTCCACAAGCCGCGCTGGCTGCCCGACCTCAAGTCCTGGTACCGTGCCGACCAGGTCCGCAACCTCGCCGAAGGCACCGACCTCTCCACCACCATCTCCTCCGCCACCCGCTCACCGGGCAAATACACGCTACGCTGGGACGGCAAGGACAACAGCGGCAAGACCGTCAAACCCGGCAAATACACCGTCTTCATCGAAGCCGCCCGCGAACACGGAACCTACGGCCTCATCAAGCAGGAGATCAACTTCGACGGCAAGACCGCCGCAAAATTCACTCCCGCTGGCAACACCGAAGTCTCCAGCGCCGCCCTCGACTACGGTAGACACAACTAG
- a CDS encoding glycoside hydrolase family 27 protein produces MRSLLAVVLLASLSASAQTKSQPKLAERPYMGWSSWSFLRSKVSEETVKAQVDALFAAKLPDYGYRYINLDAGWTDGWDEHGVPKTNLTKFPSGMDGFGQYLHSKGLLFGVYMNPGIDPKLYDANPVIEGTTAHIKDITITTLPGSTHKGAYKIDFTKPAARAYIFSMLRQFARWKVDFIKLDFVGPGGGNLPADNREELRVWHAAILATHRPIWLELSNWMSIDQAPLWQATSNGWRIENDVECYPCGRSTDPAIKGNLTIWSKVSERFADLRPWITYAKPGGWNDLDSLEIGNGDKDGITPAERQTMFTLWSISCAPLYLGTDLTHMDPADLAIITNKNLIAINQAGVPASPLDIQQLRNKQQQAWFTKNRDGSFTLALFNLGSESAAIKFDWRELDALRDTNFATHPPKLTDLVTNQGVPTSPDEINFTLDSHASRVFRLTATK; encoded by the coding sequence ATGCGTTCCCTCCTGGCCGTCGTCCTCCTTGCGTCTCTCTCTGCTTCCGCGCAAACCAAATCGCAGCCCAAGCTCGCCGAGCGCCCCTACATGGGCTGGAGCAGCTGGTCCTTCCTGCGCAGTAAAGTCTCCGAAGAAACCGTCAAGGCCCAGGTCGACGCACTCTTCGCCGCTAAACTCCCAGACTACGGCTACCGCTACATCAACCTCGACGCAGGATGGACAGACGGCTGGGATGAGCACGGCGTCCCCAAGACCAACCTCACCAAGTTCCCCTCGGGCATGGACGGCTTCGGCCAGTACCTCCACAGCAAAGGTCTGCTCTTCGGCGTCTACATGAACCCCGGCATCGACCCCAAGCTCTACGACGCCAACCCCGTCATCGAAGGCACCACCGCACACATCAAAGACATCACCATCACGACGCTCCCCGGCAGCACCCACAAGGGTGCCTACAAGATCGACTTCACCAAACCCGCCGCCCGCGCTTACATCTTCTCCATGCTTCGCCAGTTCGCCCGCTGGAAGGTCGACTTCATCAAGCTCGACTTCGTCGGCCCCGGCGGCGGCAACCTTCCCGCCGACAACCGTGAAGAGCTCCGCGTCTGGCACGCCGCCATCCTCGCCACCCACCGCCCCATCTGGCTTGAGCTCTCCAACTGGATGTCCATCGACCAGGCCCCACTCTGGCAGGCCACCTCCAACGGCTGGCGCATCGAAAACGACGTCGAGTGCTACCCCTGCGGCCGCTCCACCGATCCAGCCATCAAGGGCAACCTCACCATCTGGTCCAAAGTCTCCGAGCGTTTCGCCGACCTCCGCCCCTGGATCACCTACGCGAAACCCGGCGGCTGGAATGACCTCGACTCCCTCGAGATCGGCAACGGAGACAAAGACGGGATCACTCCCGCCGAGCGCCAGACCATGTTCACGCTCTGGTCCATCTCCTGCGCTCCGCTCTACCTCGGCACCGACCTCACCCACATGGACCCAGCCGACCTCGCCATCATCACCAACAAAAATCTCATCGCCATCAACCAGGCCGGAGTCCCCGCCTCTCCGCTCGACATCCAGCAGCTCCGCAACAAGCAGCAGCAGGCCTGGTTCACCAAAAACCGCGACGGCTCCTTCACCCTCGCCCTCTTCAACCTCGGCTCTGAATCTGCCGCCATCAAATTCGACTGGCGCGAGCTGGACGCCCTTCGCGACACCAACTTCGCCACCCACCCACCCAAGCTCACCGACCTCGTCACCAACCAGGGCGTCCCCACATCGCCTGACGAGATCAACTTCACCCTCGATTCGCACGCCTCAAGAGTCTTCCGCCTGACAGCAACCAAATAG
- a CDS encoding PepSY-associated TM helix domain-containing protein — translation MPTQTQTVEKKPVPTFRAHLRRKTAVVARWLHIYLSMVSFAIILFFAFTGLTLNHTEWFGNAEKTTRSTGQMPHDWLRKPNNADPDKLAIVEQLRSAAKLHGAVSDFRVDDNQISISFKAPGYSADALIDRDTNRYDIIEVRNGFVAVINDLHKGRDAGKVWSGLIDASAILLTLVSLTGLLLLFFVYKRRTSGLILAAVGAVLCYLVYLRFVP, via the coding sequence ATGCCAACGCAAACCCAGACCGTCGAGAAAAAGCCCGTCCCCACCTTCCGCGCCCATCTGCGTCGCAAGACGGCCGTCGTAGCCCGCTGGCTGCATATCTATCTCTCGATGGTCTCCTTTGCCATCATCCTCTTCTTCGCCTTCACCGGACTCACCCTCAACCACACCGAGTGGTTCGGCAACGCCGAAAAGACCACGCGCTCCACCGGCCAGATGCCCCACGACTGGCTCCGCAAACCCAACAACGCCGACCCCGACAAGCTCGCCATCGTCGAACAGCTCCGCTCCGCCGCCAAACTCCACGGCGCCGTCTCCGACTTCCGCGTCGACGACAACCAGATCTCCATCTCCTTCAAAGCCCCCGGCTACTCCGCCGACGCTCTCATCGACCGCGACACCAACCGTTACGACATCATCGAAGTCCGCAACGGCTTCGTCGCCGTCATCAACGATCTGCACAAAGGACGCGACGCCGGCAAAGTCTGGTCCGGCCTTATTGACGCCTCCGCCATCCTTCTCACCCTCGTCTCCCTCACCGGACTCCTGCTTCTCTTCTTCGTCTACAAACGAAGAACCTCCGGCCTCATCCTCGCCGCCGTGGGAGCCGTCCTCTGTTACCTCGTCTACCTCCGCTTCGTCCCGTAA